In Luxibacter massiliensis, the genomic stretch TGGATATGGGGAAACTTCCCTTTGTGTATAAAAATATAGATGGGTTTGAAAATAAAATTATTTATTATGAATCTAGCAGGGGGTGTCCTTTTTCCTGTAGTTATTGCTTGTCTTCTATAGATAAATGTCTCAGGTTTCGAGAGATAGAATTGGTAAAGAAAGAGCTTCAAGCCTTTATTGATGCAGAAGTTCCGCAAGTTAAATTTGTAGACAGGACATTTAACTGTAGGCATGAACATACGATGGCTGTCTGGTCCTATATCATTGAACACGATAAGGGCAAAACAAATTTTCATTTTGAAGTGGCGGCAGACTTATTCATTGAAGAGGAATTACAGCTATTAGAAAAAATGCGCCCAGGATTGATTCAGTTAGAGATTGGCATTCAGTCTACAAATGAAACAACAATTTGTGAAATAAAACGGAGCATGAATTTTGTGAAGGTAAAAGAGAACGTAAGGAGAATCCATGCGAAGCGGAATATACATCAGCATTTGGATCTGATTGCAGGATTGCCTTACGAAAATTATGAAAGTTTCCGGAAATCTTTTAATGATGTTTATGAGCTGCATCCAGAACAATTACAGTTAGGGTTTTTAAAAGTTTTGAAGGGGTCATATATGCATAGCCAGGCAGAAGAATACGGGCTTACTTATCAAGAGCGCCCTCCTTTTGAAGTGCTATCGACTAAATGGCTTTCCTACGCAGAAATACTGAAGTTAAAGACAGTGGAAGAGATGGTAGAGACATATTATAATAGCGGCCAGTTTGTCTGTACTATTCAGTTATTAGAAAAAGACTGGTCAGATAAATTTGGAATTTATGAAAAGATTGGAAGATACTATGAAGATAATAATTTGCACATCATAAATCATTCCCGGCTGGCAAGATATGAAATATTGTTTGATTTTATTTGCCGCCAGCCAGGGTTAAATATTGAGAAATACAAACAGTCGCTGACTATGGACTTATATTTGAGAGATAACGTAAAAAACAGGCCTGCATTTGCGGGAGAGACCGGTATTGCGAAAGCAGAGTCGGCAGCATTCTATGAAGCAGAGTCAAAGGAACACAGATACCTGAAAGGATATGAGCAATACGACAAAAGACAGATGAGGAAAATGACACATCTTGAAAAAATCGATGGCCGTATAGTACTGTTTGACTATAAAAATAGAGATGCTTTGACAAATCAGGCACGGTTATTTTTCATTTAGGTACAGGTCTGAATTCAATTAGGTACGTAACAAAAGCACAAAGGGTTACGTCCTAAAAGCAAAGGAGCCGCCATGAAGAAACGTACAAGGGAGATACTTGCTATACTCGATGCCCAGTATGGCCGTGAGTATGTGTGCTATCTGAATTATAATACCCCCTGGCAGTTATTGATCGCCACGATGCTCAGTGCGCAGTGTACAGACGCCAGGGTAAATATTGTGACAGAGGGTTTGTTTAAGAAATATGATACGCTGGAGAAGTTTGCAGAGGCAGATCTAAAGGAGCTGGAGCAGGATATTAAGCCTACTGGGTTTTACCACAATAAAGCTAAAAATATCATTGCGTGTACGAAGGCGCTGCTGGAGCGGTTTGGGGGAGAGGTGCCCAAAAGCCTGGAGGATCTTACCTCTCTCGCGGGGGTAGGGCGTAAGACTGCGAATGTTATCCGGGGGAATATATATCATGACCCCAGCGTTGTGGTTGACACCCATGTAAAACGTATTTCGCG encodes the following:
- a CDS encoding B12-binding domain-containing radical SAM protein → MKTLLVAINAKFIHSNLAIHSLKGYAELMGWRVDTAEYTINQNIDHILADIFKQKPELVCFSCYLWNITYVECLLTEIKKILPDVRIWLGGPEVSFDAPLVLERFRQVDGVMCGEGEETFADLLKYYSGQITRLSDIKGIVFRQKQDDGLFYIKETDQRPAMDMGKLPFVYKNIDGFENKIIYYESSRGCPFSCSYCLSSIDKCLRFREIELVKKELQAFIDAEVPQVKFVDRTFNCRHEHTMAVWSYIIEHDKGKTNFHFEVAADLFIEEELQLLEKMRPGLIQLEIGIQSTNETTICEIKRSMNFVKVKENVRRIHAKRNIHQHLDLIAGLPYENYESFRKSFNDVYELHPEQLQLGFLKVLKGSYMHSQAEEYGLTYQERPPFEVLSTKWLSYAEILKLKTVEEMVETYYNSGQFVCTIQLLEKDWSDKFGIYEKIGRYYEDNNLHIINHSRLARYEILFDFICRQPGLNIEKYKQSLTMDLYLRDNVKNRPAFAGETGIAKAESAAFYEAESKEHRYLKGYEQYDKRQMRKMTHLEKIDGRIVLFDYKNRDALTNQARLFFI
- the nth gene encoding endonuclease III, with the protein product MKKRTREILAILDAQYGREYVCYLNYNTPWQLLIATMLSAQCTDARVNIVTEGLFKKYDTLEKFAEADLKELEQDIKPTGFYHNKAKNIIACTKALLERFGGEVPKSLEDLTSLAGVGRKTANVIRGNIYHDPSVVVDTHVKRISRRLGLTFQEDPEKIEQDLMKELPRDHWILYNIQIITFGRSICTARSPKCAECFLQKYCKEYKM